A section of the Tepidanaerobacter syntrophicus genome encodes:
- a CDS encoding Gfo/Idh/MocA family protein encodes MQKLRVGIIGAGQIVETAHIPAYIKHRDIVELTAICDINEEKARHMADKYGIAAYYKDYQDMLKECKLDAVSVCVINRFHAQAAVDALNAGCHVLCEKPPAMNYEEALAMYEASKKNKKILTFNFHFRHAQEIKILKELIDKGMFGNIYAARVQALRRRGIPGWGNFINKEVQGGGPLIDIGIHMLDAALYLMGFPEPDYVAAGAHQRIGNRSGVGLMGSWDPAKFTVEDSLFGFIRFKNGATLNLETSFALNMKEESIMNVHIFGEKAGASAFPLEVFSETDTALTNMEFPYLQEIDKRYESIADFINSCVYGKKPLYKAEESLIIQKIIDIMYKSSETSQPLKW; translated from the coding sequence ATGCAAAAACTAAGAGTCGGTATTATAGGTGCAGGCCAGATCGTAGAAACAGCACATATCCCTGCCTATATAAAACACAGAGATATAGTCGAGCTGACAGCTATTTGTGATATAAACGAAGAAAAAGCAAGGCATATGGCAGACAAATACGGTATAGCAGCTTATTATAAAGATTACCAAGATATGCTAAAAGAATGTAAGCTTGATGCAGTAAGCGTATGTGTTATAAATCGGTTTCATGCTCAGGCTGCCGTAGATGCATTGAATGCAGGATGCCATGTATTGTGCGAAAAACCTCCTGCTATGAATTATGAAGAAGCCTTAGCCATGTATGAAGCTTCAAAGAAAAATAAAAAAATACTTACATTCAACTTTCATTTTAGACATGCTCAGGAAATTAAAATTTTAAAAGAATTGATAGACAAGGGAATGTTCGGCAACATATATGCAGCTAGGGTTCAGGCTTTGCGGAGAAGAGGTATTCCTGGGTGGGGGAACTTTATTAACAAAGAAGTTCAAGGCGGTGGTCCGCTTATAGACATAGGAATACATATGCTAGATGCAGCCCTGTATCTGATGGGTTTTCCTGAGCCTGATTATGTGGCCGCAGGAGCCCATCAGAGAATTGGAAACCGGTCCGGCGTAGGGCTTATGGGTTCCTGGGACCCTGCTAAGTTTACTGTAGAGGATTCATTATTCGGCTTTATACGTTTTAAAAATGGCGCCACATTAAATCTTGAAACATCTTTTGCCCTAAACATGAAAGAAGAATCTATTATGAATGTGCATATTTTTGGTGAAAAAGCAGGAGCATCGGCTTTTCCTCTGGAGGTATTTTCTGAAACAGATACTGCATTAACAAATATGGAATTTCCTTATCTGCAAGAAATAGATAAACGCTATGAGAGTATTGCAGATTTCATAAATAGTTGTGTTTACGGTAAAAAGCCGTTGTACAAAGCGGAAGAAAGCCTTATTATCCAAAAAATCATCGACATCATGTACAAATCCTCTGAAACAAGCCAGCCATTAAAATGGTGA
- a CDS encoding carbohydrate ABC transporter permease, giving the protein MPAVNKKILKNILFYVGLIVFLAAILFPFLIMFVVSIKTTNEAIQFPPTFLPKNITFEHYKSIFNPRIFPFLTYFKNSMYVSVLSSFISVALGILGGYSLSKLKFMGKTVINNGFYLVYMFSGILLVVPLFKIISAIGLYNHREALIITMIVQTLPTSIYMLKSYFDTIPVEIEEAGRIDGLNRLQVITYIIIPLSLSGIVSVFVYAFMVAWNDFLFASIFLSSSDMFTLSIGLNSLFNRPDYIWGRMMASAIVTSIPVVLMYGASELLMRKGATEGGVKG; this is encoded by the coding sequence TTTAGCGGCAATACTGTTTCCTTTTTTAATTATGTTTGTAGTTTCTATAAAAACTACAAACGAAGCTATCCAATTTCCACCGACATTTTTACCTAAAAACATAACTTTCGAGCATTACAAGAGTATTTTTAATCCTAGGATATTTCCATTTTTGACATATTTTAAAAACAGTATGTACGTTTCCGTGTTGTCCTCTTTTATTTCCGTGGCTTTGGGGATTTTAGGGGGATATAGTCTGTCAAAGTTGAAATTTATGGGGAAAACGGTCATAAATAATGGCTTTTATTTAGTATATATGTTTTCGGGCATACTTTTAGTAGTGCCTCTATTTAAAATAATTTCAGCAATTGGATTGTACAACCATAGAGAGGCGCTAATAATTACAATGATTGTGCAGACGCTTCCCACGTCTATCTATATGTTAAAAAGCTATTTTGACACAATACCCGTTGAAATAGAAGAAGCCGGACGCATCGACGGTCTGAATAGGTTACAAGTCATTACTTATATAATTATTCCACTTTCGCTGTCTGGCATAGTTTCGGTTTTTGTATACGCCTTTATGGTTGCATGGAATGATTTTTTGTTTGCTTCTATTTTCTTAAGCTCATCAGATATGTTTACTCTATCTATAGGCTTAAACTCACTGTTTAATCGACCTGATTACATTTGGGGCAGGATGATGGCATCCGCCATAGTAACCTCAATACCCGTTGTCCTAATGTATGGAGCAAGCGAACTGCTTATGCGCAAAGGCGCAACTGAAGGCGGAGTAAAGGGTTAA
- a CDS encoding glycoside hydrolase family 65 protein, giving the protein MLLYDCGNKEYKNWIICETSFDAQLLGKCESIMALGNGYMGLRSSMEENYTKQTRGLFIAGTFNKFDCYEPSELPNAADVVELEIVLNNEVFSLEKGVIYSYQRSLNLKTGELARHIIWESPSKDKYKLCFKRFVSLDNLHLIGMKVYITPLTGESCIRVTSGINGQMTNSGVQHFHEGEKRIYDQNIMEFIQTTCQSKIDFIFHSGHTWKIDSDKQIPTPRMIISRRKLEMMYDFMIPKGKTLIMEKICTVHTSLDKSYCYKEYSLQDLRDKTLTEFIELNRKGYDLLFNESAKKWKRYWKEVDIKIESKDSFDQLTVRFAQYHLLIMTPAHDSRFGIGAKGLTGEGYKGHTFWDSEIFILPYFTFTNPQIARKLLEYRYHTLNGARKKAIKNGFEGAMYPWESAFTGDEETPEWGAVNILTGEATRILSGLKEQHITCDIAYALWQYYKATQDIDFMKKYGSEILFETASFWAKRVEWDEEKKSYCINDVIGPDEYKEQVNNNAFTNYMAHWNIQTAINHYRECKEKMPQTFKRLNKKLDLERRFKLWNEVVDKIYLPQPRKTDKVIPQDDTYLSKPLIDITKYKNASAMQTILQDYSREQVNNMQVSKQADVVMLLYLLKDKFSKDVKEANWQYYEPKTLHDSSLSLSVHCIVACDINDKNTAYDFFKKAAQIDLGPNMKSSDLGIHAASLGGIWKAIVFGFAGISIEDDKLHINPKIPPLWLKLKLPLKFQGYNMEIEITRDCVQIKNKTKTDYPLEIFIGNDKYLLKEKLRVDLQGVSPQK; this is encoded by the coding sequence ATGCTGCTATATGATTGCGGAAATAAGGAATATAAAAATTGGATCATATGTGAAACTTCTTTTGATGCACAGCTACTGGGAAAATGCGAATCAATCATGGCTTTAGGAAATGGTTACATGGGTCTTAGATCGTCAATGGAAGAAAATTATACAAAGCAAACTCGAGGCCTCTTTATAGCTGGAACCTTTAATAAGTTTGACTGTTATGAACCCTCAGAACTACCTAATGCCGCAGACGTAGTCGAACTAGAAATTGTGCTTAACAATGAAGTTTTTTCTCTTGAGAAAGGGGTTATATATTCATACCAAAGGAGTTTAAATTTAAAGACAGGCGAGTTGGCGCGCCATATAATCTGGGAAAGTCCGAGCAAAGATAAGTATAAACTTTGCTTTAAACGATTTGTTTCACTGGATAATTTACATCTGATTGGCATGAAAGTTTATATTACACCCTTGACTGGCGAATCTTGCATCCGGGTCACTTCGGGTATAAATGGCCAAATGACTAATTCAGGAGTGCAGCATTTCCACGAAGGCGAAAAGCGAATATATGACCAAAATATAATGGAATTTATTCAGACTACTTGCCAATCAAAAATTGATTTTATATTTCATTCTGGTCATACATGGAAAATAGACAGCGACAAGCAAATTCCAACTCCAAGAATGATTATAAGCCGCCGCAAATTAGAAATGATGTATGACTTTATGATTCCCAAAGGGAAAACTTTAATAATGGAAAAAATATGTACAGTTCATACCAGTCTAGACAAATCTTATTGCTATAAAGAATATAGTTTGCAAGACTTACGTGATAAGACTTTAACTGAATTTATAGAGCTGAATCGTAAAGGATATGATTTATTATTTAATGAAAGTGCTAAAAAGTGGAAAAGGTATTGGAAAGAAGTAGATATAAAAATCGAAAGCAAAGATTCCTTTGACCAGTTGACAGTTCGATTTGCTCAATATCATCTATTGATTATGACACCTGCTCATGACTCGAGATTTGGAATAGGTGCAAAAGGCTTAACAGGCGAAGGCTATAAAGGTCACACATTTTGGGATTCGGAGATTTTTATTCTTCCATATTTTACTTTTACAAACCCGCAAATTGCGCGAAAACTGTTGGAATACCGCTATCATACTCTAAATGGCGCACGAAAAAAAGCTATAAAAAACGGATTTGAAGGCGCTATGTATCCTTGGGAATCAGCTTTTACCGGTGATGAAGAAACGCCTGAATGGGGCGCCGTAAACATACTAACGGGAGAAGCGACAAGGATATTATCAGGATTGAAGGAACAGCACATAACCTGTGACATTGCTTATGCCTTATGGCAATATTACAAAGCTACACAAGACATAGACTTTATGAAGAAATACGGCAGTGAAATATTATTTGAAACAGCTTCGTTTTGGGCAAAGCGCGTTGAGTGGGATGAGGAGAAAAAATCTTACTGTATAAATGATGTAATAGGACCTGATGAATACAAAGAACAGGTAAATAATAATGCTTTTACTAACTATATGGCCCATTGGAATATACAAACAGCTATTAACCATTATAGAGAATGCAAAGAAAAGATGCCTCAAACCTTCAAGAGATTAAATAAGAAATTAGATTTGGAACGTCGATTTAAACTTTGGAATGAAGTAGTTGACAAGATATACTTACCTCAACCTAGAAAAACCGATAAGGTGATTCCTCAGGATGATACCTATCTATCTAAACCCTTGATTGACATAACGAAATATAAAAATGCTTCTGCCATGCAAACGATTTTGCAAGATTATAGTCGGGAACAGGTCAACAACATGCAAGTTTCAAAACAAGCAGATGTGGTTATGCTATTGTATTTGCTAAAGGATAAATTTTCAAAAGATGTAAAAGAAGCAAACTGGCAGTATTATGAGCCGAAAACCCTTCATGATTCTTCCTTAAGTTTGTCTGTACATTGCATAGTAGCTTGCGATATTAATGACAAAAATACTGCATATGACTTTTTTAAAAAAGCAGCTCAAATTGACCTTGGCCCGAATATGAAATCTTCAGATTTAGGGATACATGCTGCTTCCCTTGGAGGGATATGGAAAGCTATTGTTTTCGGTTTTGCAGGAATCAGCATCGAAGATGATAAATTACACATAAACCCTAAAATCCCACCATTGTGGCTTAAACTGAAGTTGCCATTAAAGTTTCAAGGCTACAACATGGAAATTGAAATTACACGTGATTGTGTTCAAATAAAAAATAAAACAAAAACCGATTATCCATTAGAAATTTTTATAGGGAATGATAAATATTTGCTCAAAGAGAAGTTAAGAGTGGATTTACAAGGGGTTAGCCCGCAAAAATAG
- a CDS encoding sugar phosphate isomerase/epimerase family protein, translating to MKLATQDKPFYSSEIEQKLLEIRDMGFDAFEIDGAYLIEKFDKVEAAVRNTSVDISSVCGGYRGWIGDFNEERRMQAISDIENILKRAGSIGAKGIVVPAAWGMFSLRLPPMVPPRSPEEDRYVLLDSLKRLDNIAGSTGTAIFLEPLNRYEDHMINTLETAKQLICDGGFKNVKITADFFHMNIEEKNIAESILKYKEFIGHVHIADSHRYQPGDGHLDFVEGFRALLDIDYKGYMAFECRVLGENPAEEYKKSVEYIKECIARARWSKCKN from the coding sequence ATGAAACTTGCAACTCAGGATAAACCATTTTACTCCAGCGAAATTGAACAAAAACTTTTGGAGATAAGAGATATGGGCTTTGATGCCTTTGAAATTGATGGCGCATATCTTATTGAAAAGTTTGATAAAGTAGAGGCAGCAGTGAGAAATACTAGTGTCGATATTTCTAGTGTATGCGGAGGATATAGGGGTTGGATAGGGGACTTCAATGAAGAAAGACGCATGCAGGCAATATCTGACATCGAAAATATACTTAAGCGCGCAGGTTCAATAGGGGCTAAAGGCATAGTAGTCCCGGCTGCATGGGGAATGTTTTCATTAAGGTTACCTCCTATGGTACCTCCAAGGAGCCCGGAAGAGGACAGATATGTTCTCTTGGACTCGCTAAAAAGGCTTGATAATATAGCAGGTTCTACAGGCACAGCTATTTTTCTTGAGCCTTTGAACAGGTACGAAGATCATATGATAAATACCTTGGAGACAGCAAAACAATTAATTTGCGACGGTGGGTTCAAAAATGTAAAAATAACCGCAGATTTTTTCCATATGAACATTGAAGAAAAGAATATTGCAGAAAGTATTTTAAAATATAAGGAATTTATAGGACATGTCCATATTGCAGACAGTCACAGGTATCAACCTGGGGACGGGCACCTTGATTTCGTCGAGGGTTTCAGAGCGCTGCTTGATATAGACTATAAAGGATACATGGCTTTTGAATGCAGGGTTTTAGGCGAAAATCCTGCCGAGGAATATAAGAAATCTGTTGAATATATAAAAGAATGTATCGCAAGGGCAAGGTGGAGTAAATGCAAAAACTAA
- a CDS encoding zinc-dependent alcohol dehydrogenase: MKSLRITSNEDAKIYLLEEEVDDPSDTQVQVEVITSVVSPGTERAFILSMENTDKSYPRTLGYSVAGIVTKVGSNVKGFKPGDRVAGILAHRTIGNIEQHNLVHIPNGVTFEEAAFVRIGVIAMQAVRKARIELGEGVLVFGLGLIGQMAMQLAKANGALPIIGIDVVESKLELAKINGCTYTFDANMKNLEQEFKNVNNGCLPQVVIESTGFPEPIKLSLRYACNLGRVIILGSTRGNTEINFYKDIHKKGLVVIGAHISTNPAMQSYTAHWCFRDNALCFLNLLKEKRINVTSLISQKESFEKFNNIYKNVLERNDDYITSVITWKWR; encoded by the coding sequence ATGAAAAGCCTAAGAATAACATCAAACGAAGATGCAAAGATATATTTATTAGAAGAAGAAGTAGATGATCCATCTGATACACAGGTTCAAGTGGAAGTGATAACGTCAGTAGTGAGCCCGGGGACCGAAAGAGCATTTATATTGAGCATGGAAAACACTGATAAGAGCTATCCCAGAACTTTAGGTTATAGTGTTGCGGGCATAGTAACAAAAGTCGGCAGTAATGTTAAAGGATTTAAGCCTGGAGACAGAGTTGCAGGAATCCTTGCCCATAGGACAATCGGTAATATAGAACAGCATAATTTGGTGCATATTCCTAATGGGGTAACTTTTGAAGAAGCTGCTTTTGTTAGAATAGGTGTTATTGCTATGCAAGCCGTCAGAAAAGCAAGGATAGAGCTTGGAGAAGGAGTTTTAGTTTTTGGCCTTGGACTGATAGGTCAAATGGCTATGCAGCTTGCAAAAGCTAATGGGGCATTGCCTATTATAGGTATAGATGTTGTTGAAAGCAAGCTTGAACTTGCTAAAATAAATGGCTGTACATATACATTCGATGCCAATATGAAAAATCTGGAACAAGAATTCAAGAATGTGAATAATGGCTGCCTGCCTCAGGTAGTAATTGAATCCACAGGTTTTCCCGAACCAATTAAATTATCATTGCGATATGCATGTAATTTGGGCAGGGTAATAATTTTAGGCAGTACTCGCGGAAACACAGAAATTAATTTTTATAAAGATATACATAAAAAAGGGCTTGTTGTTATTGGAGCGCATATTTCTACCAATCCTGCAATGCAATCCTATACCGCTCATTGGTGTTTCAGAGATAATGCTCTTTGTTTTTTAAATCTTTTAAAAGAAAAAAGAATAAACGTAACCTCTTTGATATCACAGAAAGAAAGTTTTGAGAAATTCAACAATATCTATAAAAATGTTTTGGAAAGAAACGATGATTATATAACTTCTGTTATTACCTGGAAATGGAGATGA
- a CDS encoding zinc-dependent alcohol dehydrogenase — MPRQLVAVAPRVAEIVEYEDREILPNEVKVKVEYAAPKHGTELTDFRGNSPFLKEKYDSEWHMFVPRAKEEQTEIVFGKWNLGNQWVGRIIEKGSEVKDYELGDRVCSYGGIRETHIVNAVNNYRLRKLPENASWKNALCYDPAQFAMGAVRDANIRVGDRVAVFGLGAIGQIAVQLCKKMGTSLVAAIDPIEIRRQVAKKNGADVVLDSTTTDVGMELKKLTEKMGVDAVVETSGHPAALQSALRGLAYGGIIAYGAFGKEITGGLNFGKEAHFNYGRIVFSRACSEPNPEYPRWNRKRIEEVCWELLTNGYLNCEDIINPVVPFEKSAEGYMKYVDREPHLSIKMGVEF; from the coding sequence ATGCCAAGACAATTGGTAGCTGTAGCGCCGCGCGTGGCGGAAATAGTAGAATACGAAGATAGAGAAATTTTGCCAAATGAAGTAAAAGTTAAAGTTGAATATGCTGCGCCAAAGCATGGAACGGAATTGACGGATTTTAGGGGCAACAGCCCATTTTTGAAAGAAAAGTACGATAGCGAATGGCACATGTTTGTTCCGAGAGCAAAAGAGGAACAAACCGAAATAGTCTTCGGCAAGTGGAACTTAGGAAACCAATGGGTTGGTAGAATAATAGAAAAAGGCAGCGAGGTAAAGGATTATGAATTAGGTGATAGAGTATGTTCTTATGGAGGCATTAGGGAGACCCATATTGTTAATGCCGTAAACAACTACCGACTGCGAAAACTTCCAGAAAATGCCTCTTGGAAAAATGCACTGTGTTATGATCCGGCACAATTTGCTATGGGCGCAGTAAGAGATGCCAATATAAGAGTAGGCGATAGGGTTGCGGTGTTCGGATTAGGCGCCATAGGACAGATTGCTGTTCAACTATGCAAGAAAATGGGGACAAGCCTTGTTGCTGCTATAGATCCGATTGAGATAAGAAGACAGGTAGCCAAGAAAAACGGAGCAGATGTTGTTTTAGATTCCACGACGACGGATGTAGGAATGGAGCTTAAAAAATTGACAGAAAAGATGGGAGTCGATGCAGTAGTTGAGACCAGCGGTCATCCGGCGGCACTGCAAAGCGCGTTGAGAGGTCTTGCTTATGGCGGAATCATTGCATACGGAGCATTTGGAAAGGAAATAACCGGAGGTCTAAATTTTGGGAAAGAGGCCCATTTCAACTATGGCAGAATTGTTTTTTCCAGAGCTTGCAGCGAGCCAAATCCAGAATATCCCCGCTGGAACAGGAAAAGAATAGAAGAAGTTTGCTGGGAACTCTTAACCAATGGATACCTGAACTGTGAAGATATTATAAACCCTGTAGTGCCTTTCGAAAAATCTGCAGAGGGATATATGAAATATGTAGATAGGGAGCCGCACCTAAGCATAAAAATGGGCGTGGAGTTTTAG
- a CDS encoding Gfo/Idh/MocA family protein — MKEIVNFAIIGLGSISTTHIAALKEIDEANLVAVYDRTIEKAKKVAAMENVKGYSDIDLLLKNEDIDAVIILTASGLHADLGIKAAQAKKHVIVEKPIDINVNKARDLIEHCKRNNVKLSCIFQHRFDSDILNLKKAIDENKLGKLNSGCCHTKWFRPQEYYNEVAWRGSRELGGGALINQGIHQLDLFQYLMGDVEEVYGYAETLAHVDIDAEDVAMAVLKFKNGAIGILEANVCAYPGFNTRIDISGNDGTVILENNTVKQWKLRNGEEYAGSETVFPHKIQLQDIVSAIKENREPAVNGEEALKSLILVDAIYKSSTTGKPIKVNYNT, encoded by the coding sequence TTGAAGGAGATTGTAAATTTTGCCATTATCGGATTAGGGTCTATATCGACAACCCATATTGCAGCCTTAAAAGAAATCGATGAAGCCAATCTAGTCGCTGTATATGACAGAACTATAGAAAAAGCAAAAAAAGTAGCAGCTATGGAAAATGTCAAGGGGTATAGCGATATTGATTTATTACTGAAAAATGAGGATATTGATGCAGTAATTATCTTGACAGCCAGTGGACTGCACGCAGATTTAGGCATAAAAGCTGCTCAGGCAAAAAAGCATGTTATAGTAGAAAAACCTATAGATATTAATGTCAATAAGGCAAGGGACTTAATAGAACATTGCAAGAGAAACAATGTTAAGCTGAGTTGTATTTTTCAACATCGTTTTGACTCTGATATTTTAAACTTAAAGAAAGCGATAGATGAAAATAAACTGGGAAAGTTAAATTCCGGTTGCTGCCATACAAAATGGTTCCGTCCACAGGAGTATTATAATGAAGTGGCATGGAGAGGCTCTAGAGAACTTGGCGGCGGCGCCCTTATTAATCAAGGCATTCATCAGTTAGACTTATTTCAATATTTAATGGGGGATGTTGAAGAAGTCTATGGATATGCAGAAACCCTTGCTCATGTAGATATTGATGCAGAAGATGTTGCTATGGCTGTGCTAAAGTTTAAGAATGGTGCGATAGGTATTCTTGAAGCTAATGTTTGCGCATATCCGGGTTTTAATACCAGAATAGATATCTCAGGCAATGATGGTACAGTTATATTGGAAAATAACACTGTTAAGCAGTGGAAACTGAGAAACGGTGAGGAATATGCAGGTTCAGAAACGGTTTTCCCTCACAAAATTCAATTACAGGACATTGTTTCTGCAATCAAGGAAAACAGAGAGCCGGCGGTAAACGGCGAAGAAGCACTGAAATCCTTAATATTAGTTGATGCAATATATAAATCAAGCACAACGGGTAAACCAATAAAGGTCAATTACAATACTTGA
- a CDS encoding alpha-glucosidase/alpha-galactosidase gives MKYSENSCSDINICYIGGGSQGWAWKLMSDLYLEESLSGTVRLYDIDSKSAETNAIIGNIISGYEEAKGHWTYKSVSTLEEGLSGADFVIISITPGTFKEMFSDVHTPEKYGIYQPVGDTTGPGGIFRALRTIPMYEEIANSIKRYAKDAWAINYTNPMSICVATLYAVFPEIKAFGCCHEVFGAQRLLLMALKEFEGIEETDRHNLNTNVLGINHFTWINEASYKTYDLMPIYDRLVKKYYKDGICDKITDVHFMSKNLVKFDLYRRYGIIAAAGDRHLAEFVPDYARDKKTIAQWGFNLTPVNWRIENKAMLAKLSREYANKEKKVPITASGEEGVRQIKALLGLKDIITNVNLPNHNQMDCDEGIVVETNALFTKNSVRPLTAGKLPDEVNLIMSVHMNNQKAILKAGLEKKKKLAFAAFLNDPLVKNISISNAKALFNEMFSNTRQYLTGFDSIPIR, from the coding sequence ATGAAATACTCAGAAAATAGCTGTTCTGATATTAATATTTGTTATATTGGCGGTGGTTCTCAAGGATGGGCATGGAAATTAATGAGTGATTTGTATTTGGAGGAAAGCTTGTCCGGGACGGTAAGGCTTTATGATATTGATAGCAAATCAGCTGAAACCAATGCCATTATCGGGAATATCATTTCAGGATATGAAGAAGCAAAAGGACATTGGACTTACAAAAGCGTTTCAACGCTGGAAGAAGGCTTATCAGGAGCCGATTTTGTCATAATATCAATTACGCCGGGGACGTTTAAGGAAATGTTTTCAGATGTTCACACTCCGGAAAAATACGGAATTTATCAGCCCGTAGGAGATACTACCGGCCCAGGCGGTATATTTCGGGCATTAAGAACGATTCCAATGTATGAAGAGATTGCAAACTCTATTAAAAGATACGCTAAAGATGCATGGGCGATAAACTATACTAATCCCATGTCGATTTGCGTGGCTACGTTATACGCCGTTTTTCCTGAAATAAAAGCCTTTGGTTGTTGCCATGAAGTTTTTGGAGCTCAAAGACTTTTGCTGATGGCTTTAAAGGAATTTGAAGGTATTGAGGAAACAGACAGGCATAATTTAAACACCAATGTTTTAGGGATCAACCATTTTACATGGATCAATGAAGCAAGCTATAAAACTTATGACCTAATGCCCATATATGACAGACTTGTCAAAAAGTATTATAAAGATGGGATTTGTGATAAGATTACCGACGTTCATTTTATGTCAAAAAACCTGGTCAAATTTGATTTATATAGAAGATATGGAATTATTGCAGCAGCAGGAGACAGGCATCTTGCAGAATTTGTGCCTGACTACGCCAGAGATAAAAAAACAATAGCTCAATGGGGTTTCAACCTTACTCCCGTAAATTGGCGCATAGAGAACAAGGCAATGCTCGCAAAATTGAGCAGAGAATATGCTAATAAAGAGAAGAAAGTACCTATAACGGCATCTGGCGAAGAGGGCGTGCGCCAAATAAAAGCGCTGCTAGGCTTAAAGGATATAATTACAAATGTGAATCTGCCAAATCATAATCAGATGGATTGCGATGAAGGCATTGTCGTTGAGACTAATGCGCTATTTACAAAAAACAGTGTACGTCCTTTGACTGCAGGCAAGCTGCCTGATGAAGTTAACTTGATAATGAGTGTTCATATGAATAATCAAAAAGCAATACTTAAGGCAGGGCTTGAAAAGAAAAAGAAGTTAGCTTTTGCCGCATTTTTAAATGATCCATTAGTTAAAAATATCAGCATCTCTAATGCAAAGGCATTGTTTAATGAGATGTTTTCAAATACACGGCAATATTTGACAGGATTTGATTCTATACCTATTAGATAG